The genomic stretch CGTCATCGATTTGAAATGCACGACATAGACGGTGAGCGGCCTGCCACCGATCCTCAGTTCAAGTTCCAGACAATCCCGCTTGAAAACACGATCACGCGGATTGACCCTGTCACCGAGCTCCGGGTCGTAAAGGTCGAGGTCCTGATAGGTCAGCGCCGCATGGCTGTGCACGTCGACAACCTCAATCGGCTCACCATGCCGCGTTTCCGATCTCAGCAGAACCGCGACGTCGATGCCCCGACTGTCATTGCCCTCCACGAGGAAATGCTGCCTGTAGCCGGCTCCCATCATCCGAAACAGATAGCCATATTCAAAGGACTTCAGCGCTTCGAGACTATCGACTTCCTGCAGGCACAGGATGTCGGCATCCGCATCCGCTATCGCAAGGGCCGAGAGCTGCCGGGTATCATCGGTCGTTGCAATAACGCGAGCCGCTTCCAGCGTCTTGTAGTCATGCTCCGTCTTGATATCGAAGAGTTTGATGACCCGATCCGCACGAAGATTGTTACGAAAACCGGAAAAATCGAACCTGTTGACCAGGTTTTCTATGTTGAAGGTGGCAATTCTCAACGACATGCTGAACCTCGACAAAAGCCAGCAAGGCCACCGGCTGCAACAATAGCTTGATCAAATGACCGTAGCTCTAGCAACAGAATCGCGATCATTTCGGCCAAAGTCTATGCCATGCGCCGACACATGCGCCACTGCGTTCAACACTTCGCACGCGCGGTAGAAAGAGTGGCACTGTCCACTTATGACAGTTCCGACGCAATGAGTCGGCCAAGTCGCTGTATCCCGTCTTCAATCATTGGCTCGCTGGCGCAGGAAAACGAGAGCCGGAGCGTATTGGCAGAGCTCCGGTCTGCAAAGAAAGCCTGTCCTGGCACAAACGCCACTTTCTCAGTTTTCACCGAGCGGGAAAGCAATGCCGTTGCGTCAATCACCTCCGGTAACGTGACCCAGACAAACATGCCTCCCTCCGGTCGCGTCCAGTCTGTGCCCGTTGGCATATGGCGCTCAAGAGCGGCCAGCATGGCATCGCGACGGGCTCGATAGGCCTGCCGTATCTTGGCCACTTGCGCTTCAAAATGGCGCTCTGCAACATGGGCGATCGCCATCTGATTGATGGAGGAAGAATGCAGATCAGCCGCCTGCTTGATCAGGACGAGCTTGCGTATGACCGGTTTGGCAGCAACGACATAACCAACCCGCAAGCCGGGAGCGAGCGTCTTGGAGAAACTGCCGCAGTAAATGGTACGGGTTTCCTCGATAGAACCGCTGCGCGCAATGTCGAGGGCCAGGATTGGCGGCACGGCCTCGCCGTCATAGCGCAGATGCTGATAAGCGGCGTCCTCGATCACGGGGATCTCCAGCTCATCTGCAAGTGTCAGAAGGCGGTGACGTTCCTCAAGACGGACGGTCTCGCCCGTCGGATTGGCGAAGTCGGGAGACAGGTAGGCGAACTTGACCGCACCTCCATGCGCGAGTGCTGCGGTGTGGTAGCTTTCGGGTGTCCGGTTGGCGACCCCAAGCTGATCGTAATTCGGCTCATAGGCGTTGAAGGCCTGCAGTGCGCCGAGATAGGTCGGCGAGGTCACAAGCGCCGTATCCCCCGCAGAAAGAAACAGTTTACCCAGGTAATCAAGTGCCTGCTGCGAGCCGGAGGTGATGAAGATATTGTCGATATCGCAGGAGATGCCGAACTGCCCCAGTTCCCTCTGCAACCAGTAACGCAGGGGTCGATAGCCTTCAGAAACGGAATACTGCAGTCCGGACGCAGCGTCGCCGCCCCCTAAGCACTCGCTGTAGGCCTCGCGGAAGGCATCAGTCGGAAAGAGGGCTGGATCGGGAATCCCTCCCGCAAAGGAGATGATGTCCGGCTGATCAAGAAGCTTCAGCAATTCCCGTATTTCGGAGGCACGCATGCGCTCCGCGCGCCTAGCAAAAACATGATCCCAGTCCAGCATGATTGATCCTCGCTTCTCCCAGAGCCAGATCAGATCACGCGCATTGAACTAAGTCAACAATGCTGACCTATTGACTTGTTGCCGAACGTCGAGAGCGACATGGCTCACCCGCCAGAAGCAACGCATGGCATACAAATTGTGTGCCGCACTATCAATCTATTAGGAATAATCGCTGTAAGGCGGCCAACAAAGCACAAACCTGGAGAGGCAAAGACATTGCGGATAAGAGAAGTTTTGACGCGGATCCTGGGGTCGCTGGAAACTGATCGTCACGAGTCTTGGGACCAGCTTACCGAGCTCTTTCGCATCTCTCCGCATCTGTTCGCTGCCTCGGCGATCGGGGCAGCAGCGATCAGCCCCGCCCTCGGCGGACAAAGGCTTGAAGTCGGCATCGCCCTGTCGCTTGTCGCCGCGCAGGTTCTGATGCGTGCGGTCGCATGGCATGCTTTCAGAAACAGGAGCCAAAAGACCTCCTATGAGGTCTGGTTTCGCCGCTTCACAATCCTGTCAATCCTATCAGGTATTGCATGGGGGACGAGTTTGGCCGTTCTCTTCGTGGGTGCCGAGCCGCAATCACAAGTGATTACACTGGCTGTTGGTTGCGGCATTGTGCAATCTGCTTCAGGCCGCGCCTATATGGCACCTCGGTCCACCCTGATCGTTCTGCTGATCATCATGGGGCTCATGAACCTTGCGGCCTTCACCGAAGGCCAGTGGATTTTGCTTCCTATCTGCGTGGCCTATCTGTTTTTCCAGGCGACATTCATGAGCCGTCTGATTGAACTGGAAATGAGCCGCCGACAGGCAGAAGACGAGACAAAACACCTGTTGCGGGAATTGGCTGATAGCAATCACAAGCTCAAGCGGGCCAACGAAAGGCTGCAACAGCATGCGCTGACCGATGCGTTGACCGGTCTGCCAAACCGACGAAGTTTCGACAGACAACTGACGCGGGCTGTTCTGGAACGGGACGAGACCGGTGCTCCTTTGTCCCTGATCCTGTTGGATATCGACCATTTCAAGCAATTCAACGATCGTTATGGCCACCAGGAAGGCGACAAGTGTCTGCAGCACGTCGCTGGCGTTTTGGCGCGACACGCCGATGAGAACGGCTATCAACCTGCCCGGTATGGTGGCGAGGAGTTTGCCGTGATCTTGCCGTCAACGCCGCGAGAGACCGCAGCAGACGTCGCCGAAAGACTCCGTCGACAAATCGCAAATCTCCCATTCCGGATATCGAATGGAACTGAAATCAAAATCACGGCAAGTTTCGGCGTGGCTCAATTTCAACAAGGTGACGTCGACGCCAAGAAACAGCTCATCGCCCAAGCCGACAGAAACCTTTATCGCGCGAAAGAACAGGGCCGCAATTGCGTGATATCACGCGAGACAGAGGCAGACCCTCTGCATTCCTGACCAAATTCAAAAGGCCGGGAAGGTCACCCTCCCCGGCCTGGCGCTAGTTTCGATCAACCCCAATCAGTTGCGGGTCTTGTCGACCAGCTGGTTCTTGGCGATCCACGGCATCATGCCGCGCAGCTTGGCGCCGACTTCTTCGATCTGGTGGGCGTCGTTCATGCGGCGGATGCCCTTGAAGCGGGCAGCACCGGCACGGTATTCCTGCATCCAGTCCGAGGTGAACTTGCCGGTCTGGATGTCGTGCAGCACGCGCTTCATTTCAGCCTTGGTTTCAGCCGTGATGATGCGCGGACCGGTGACATATTCGCCCCACTCGGCCGTGTTCGAGATCGAGTAGTTCATGTTGGCGATACCGCCTTCATAGATCAGGTCGACGATCAGCTTTACTTCGTGCAGGCACTCGAAATAGGCCATTTCCGGAGCGTAACCGGCTTCGACCAGCGTTTCGAAACCAGCGCGGATCAGCTCGACGAGACCACCGCAGAGAACGACCTGTTCGCCGAAGAGGTCGGTTTCGCACTCTTCCTTGAAGGAGGTTTCGATGATGCCCGACCGGCCGCCACCAACGCCACAGGCGTAGGAGAGAGCGAGTTCAAGGGCGTTGCCCGAGGCATTGTGATGGATGGCAACGAGGCAGGGAACGCCGCCGCCCTTCTGGTATTCGCCGCGAACCGTGTGGCCCGGGCCCTTCGGAGCGATCATAACGACGTCGACGGTCGACTTCGGCTCGATCAGGCCGAAATGAACGTTGAGGCCGTGAGCGAATGCGATGGCCGCGCCGTCACGGATGTTCGGAGCGATGTCGGCCTTGTAGATGTCAGCCTGAAGTTCGTCCGGTGTCGCCATCATCATCAGGTCCGCCCAGGCGGCAGCTTCGGCAACCGTCATGACCTTGAAGCCATCAGCTTCGGCCTTCTTGATCGTCGGCGAACCAGCCTTGAGCGCGATGACCAGATTCTGGGCGCCCGAGTCCTTGAGGTTCAGCGCATGGGCGCGGCCCTGAGAGCCATAGCCGATGACAGCGACCTTCTTGGCCTTGATGAGGTTCAAATCGGCATCCCGATCGTAATAGACGCGCATTGACGTTTCCTTCCCTATGCTTGTCAGTTGTGGTGAAGATTTGTGGAGGCAGATGTGGCGCGGCCAGCACTATCCAGACCGGCCAGAACGCGATCGGTACCATAGAGTGTCAAGAAGGCCTGAACTGCCTTCTCCGCCCTGCTACCGAAATTCGACGGTTGCGGTGCTTCGCCTAGAAGCATGCGCACATGGAGATCGCTGACGATGAGGCCATAAAGCGTGCGGTAGGCATCCTCTCCGTCGGTGAAGCGCAGGAGACCGTCACGCTGGCCCGCATCGAGCAGTGCGCGTGCGCGGCGATCGATCTGGCGGCGGCCTCGCTCCAGCAGCAAAGTGCCAAGCTTCGAACCATCGCGGCTTGATTGGCCTATGGCGAGCCGGTTGAGCGCGAGCGATACATCACCGGCCAGAACATCCAGAAGGTCGCGCGCAAACGTATCAAGATGATCGCGCAGTGACGCTGCCGTGAGCCGCTCGCCGGGCCTCTCGAAAGTGCGAACCTTGCTCGCCTGATAGGAAATCATTGCAGACAGCAGACCGTCGCGATCTCCGAACCACTTGTAGAGGCTTTCCTTGGAGCAATTTGCCGCCCGCGCAAGCCCGGCTGTCGTGACCGCCTTGTCACCGCCCTCGACCAGCAGACGAAGAGCCTCTGCCAGAACAGCACTCTGACGCGGTGAAAACTCAGAGACTTGGGTCGTTTCGGCAGACAAGAACCACTCCCTTTATGTACCGTACGGTACGGTTCGCGTCTTATGGCATCCGGCCCGTCGAGCGTCAAGTGGCTCATAAGGGGCATGAAAAGAAAAATGACACAGCGAACCGCCACATCCGCCGTCGGCACTTTTTTTCTTTCCGTGCTTGTGGGGTTTGGAAACGCTGTTGCCGGTGGTGGCGGGGGAAATCTGGGGCTGGGCGGATGGGCGCGGACCCTTCACAGCCCCTCCCAAAGCCCCAAACCAGCGTCACATAATCTTGATCAAAAAAATTTTTGATCGTTATATGTCATAGTTAAATGACAACAAGTCTCACATCTAACTCACTGTTTTTGCTGGCCTCCAATTTCAAGTGTCATATCGGATACCGAGTACTGACATTGAACCATTCGGTTCGATTGCGCGCAATCGACTATTGCATTCCCAAACAAACAGGTCCAAATATCAATTCATCGAACCAAGCAGTTCGATAAAGCAGGCCCCAACAGAAACCCAGAACAGACACTCACACAAACCCCGAAACCGACACAAAGGAAAGGACAGAGACCATGAAGACAATCGCAATCCCTTCTGCCTTTCTCCTCCTTGTCGCAACGGCAACACTTGCCATGGCCATCGAGCCCATCCCTGGCTCAATAACCTATGGCGGAAAGTCTCCAAGGGTCGACCTGGCGCCGGCTGGATCGAACTTCTTCCATAACTTCTATGCCAATGGCAGCGAGGTCCAGGAAATCTACAGGATCAATCCGGACCACTCTGTCAGCCTCGTCTCTCGCACCGTCGCAAACCGATAGTCCACCGCCTTGCTCCGGAGCCAAGCCGAGTTCTGCCAATCAATGCAATCATGAGGGGTATCCCTCATCCAAAAGTAACCCAGGATAAAGGAAACAGAACCATGAAGACCCTTTTCTCTGCCGCCATCATCGCCGCCGTTGCAGCTCCAGCCGCCTTTGCCGCCATCCCGCCCATGGAAGGCTCGCTGAACTTCAACCAGCCCATCCAGCTCGAAAAGGCCCCGGTCGGCTCCACCGTGCTCCACACCTTCTCCGATGGTTCGGGCCATAACGTCAACGAAGTCTACAAGGTCAATGCCGACCGCACCGTGACGCTCGTCAACCGCTCCATCTCGAACGAAAGCTGATCTCTCCCGATCATTCTTTCGAGCCAGTCTCGAACCTTCTTCCTCCCAGGGCGGCCAGCCTTTCCCCTCTCCCCGACCGGGCTGGCCGCCACCCCCGACACCAAACCCCAAGACACACCACTCAATCAAAAGGAAACAGACCCATGAAAACCATCATCTCCGCCGCCGTCCTCGCCGTTGTTGCCGCTCCTGCCGCTTTCGCAAGCCTTGCTCCGATCGAAGGTTCGCTGAACTACAACGCCCCCGTCCAGCTCCAGCAGGCCCCGGTCGGCTCCACCGTGCTCCATACCTTCAACGACGGTTCGGGCCGTGACGTTCGCGAAGTCTACAAGGTCAATGCCGACAAGACCGTAACACTCGTCACCCGCTCGATCTCCAACGCAAGCTGATCCCGATGCAGGCCGATGCCGCGCCTGGCTGATGTGACGCGATGGCACGGTATTGGCAGGGGCAGGCCCGACACGATCCC from Peteryoungia desertarenae encodes the following:
- a CDS encoding endonuclease/exonuclease/phosphatase family protein is translated as MSLRIATFNIENLVNRFDFSGFRNNLRADRVIKLFDIKTEHDYKTLEAARVIATTDDTRQLSALAIADADADILCLQEVDSLEALKSFEYGYLFRMMGAGYRQHFLVEGNDSRGIDVAVLLRSETRHGEPIEVVDVHSHAALTYQDLDLYDPELGDRVNPRDRVFKRDCLELELRIGGRPLTVYVVHFKSMTSGRGEGDGRTQTMPIRIAEAKAVRQIIEKRFADRSPVNRNFVICGDMNDYQERVIVRGDRRHGYEFIHQDGLPSALDVFTDDGFAVNPMNTRDPLDRWTLYHARGPEEQHLCQLDYILLSQHLAGRNVDVVPDIIRNGQPFRSVFPPGYETERYPRIGWDRPKASDHCPVVMELFLP
- a CDS encoding PLP-dependent aminotransferase family protein encodes the protein MLDWDHVFARRAERMRASEIRELLKLLDQPDIISFAGGIPDPALFPTDAFREAYSECLGGGDAASGLQYSVSEGYRPLRYWLQRELGQFGISCDIDNIFITSGSQQALDYLGKLFLSAGDTALVTSPTYLGALQAFNAYEPNYDQLGVANRTPESYHTAALAHGGAVKFAYLSPDFANPTGETVRLEERHRLLTLADELEIPVIEDAAYQHLRYDGEAVPPILALDIARSGSIEETRTIYCGSFSKTLAPGLRVGYVVAAKPVIRKLVLIKQAADLHSSSINQMAIAHVAERHFEAQVAKIRQAYRARRDAMLAALERHMPTGTDWTRPEGGMFVWVTLPEVIDATALLSRSVKTEKVAFVPGQAFFADRSSANTLRLSFSCASEPMIEDGIQRLGRLIASELS
- a CDS encoding GGDEF domain-containing protein, producing the protein MPNVESDMAHPPEATHGIQIVCRTINLLGIIAVRRPTKHKPGEAKTLRIREVLTRILGSLETDRHESWDQLTELFRISPHLFAASAIGAAAISPALGGQRLEVGIALSLVAAQVLMRAVAWHAFRNRSQKTSYEVWFRRFTILSILSGIAWGTSLAVLFVGAEPQSQVITLAVGCGIVQSASGRAYMAPRSTLIVLLIIMGLMNLAAFTEGQWILLPICVAYLFFQATFMSRLIELEMSRRQAEDETKHLLRELADSNHKLKRANERLQQHALTDALTGLPNRRSFDRQLTRAVLERDETGAPLSLILLDIDHFKQFNDRYGHQEGDKCLQHVAGVLARHADENGYQPARYGGEEFAVILPSTPRETAADVAERLRRQIANLPFRISNGTEIKITASFGVAQFQQGDVDAKKQLIAQADRNLYRAKEQGRNCVISRETEADPLHS
- the ilvC gene encoding ketol-acid reductoisomerase, whose amino-acid sequence is MRVYYDRDADLNLIKAKKVAVIGYGSQGRAHALNLKDSGAQNLVIALKAGSPTIKKAEADGFKVMTVAEAAAWADLMMMATPDELQADIYKADIAPNIRDGAAIAFAHGLNVHFGLIEPKSTVDVVMIAPKGPGHTVRGEYQKGGGVPCLVAIHHNASGNALELALSYACGVGGGRSGIIETSFKEECETDLFGEQVVLCGGLVELIRAGFETLVEAGYAPEMAYFECLHEVKLIVDLIYEGGIANMNYSISNTAEWGEYVTGPRIITAETKAEMKRVLHDIQTGKFTSDWMQEYRAGAARFKGIRRMNDAHQIEEVGAKLRGMMPWIAKNQLVDKTRN
- a CDS encoding TetR/AcrR family transcriptional regulator — translated: MSAETTQVSEFSPRQSAVLAEALRLLVEGGDKAVTTAGLARAANCSKESLYKWFGDRDGLLSAMISYQASKVRTFERPGERLTAASLRDHLDTFARDLLDVLAGDVSLALNRLAIGQSSRDGSKLGTLLLERGRRQIDRRARALLDAGQRDGLLRFTDGEDAYRTLYGLIVSDLHVRMLLGEAPQPSNFGSRAEKAVQAFLTLYGTDRVLAGLDSAGRATSASTNLHHN